From a single Deinococcus sp. YIM 134068 genomic region:
- a CDS encoding polyphosphate kinase 2 family protein — protein sequence MEPDTYRVPPGQDVSLSGWATDDDGGLSKKQGQALLPAIEKQLALWQERLYAEDKQALLIVLQARDAGGKDGTVKRVIGAFNPNGVRIVNFKVPTGEERAHDFLWRVHANTPRHGMIGVFNRSHYEDVLVPRVHGMIDEETARHRLDHIRAFEALLNDAGMRVLKFYLHISPEEQKARLQARLDDPAKHWKFDPSDLKERARWDDYTTVYEAILKTSTGTAPWHVVPADRKWFRNLLIGQIILKTLEEMNPQYPQVEFDASSVEII from the coding sequence ATGGAGCCTGACACCTACCGCGTGCCCCCCGGACAGGACGTTTCCTTGAGCGGCTGGGCCACCGACGACGACGGCGGCCTCAGCAAGAAGCAGGGGCAGGCGCTCCTTCCCGCCATCGAGAAGCAGCTCGCCCTCTGGCAGGAACGCCTCTACGCCGAGGACAAACAGGCTCTGCTCATCGTCCTGCAAGCGCGCGACGCGGGCGGCAAGGACGGCACGGTCAAGCGCGTCATCGGTGCCTTCAATCCCAACGGGGTGCGGATCGTCAACTTCAAGGTGCCCACCGGGGAGGAACGCGCCCACGACTTCCTGTGGCGTGTCCACGCCAATACGCCCCGCCACGGCATGATTGGCGTCTTCAACCGCAGCCACTACGAGGATGTCCTCGTTCCCCGCGTTCACGGCATGATTGACGAGGAGACAGCCCGGCACCGCCTCGACCACATCCGCGCCTTCGAGGCCCTGTTGAATGACGCGGGCATGCGCGTCCTGAAGTTCTACCTCCACATCAGCCCCGAGGAGCAGAAGGCCAGACTTCAGGCCCGCCTCGACGACCCCGCCAAGCACTGGAAGTTCGACCCCAGCGACCTGAAGGAGCGCGCAAGGTGGGACGATTACACCACTGTCTACGAGGCCATCCTGAAGACCAGTACTGGGACCGCCCCGTGGCATGTCGTTCCAGCGGACCGCAAATGGTTCCGAAACCTTCTGATCGGTCAGATCATTCTCAAGACGTTGGAAGAAATGAATCCCCAGTACCCGCAAGTGGAGTTCGATGCTTCGTCTGTTGAAATAATTTGA
- a CDS encoding MFS transporter yields MTDAALPTPTSTLPAWRAEVARRALGIVFLTNGVVFATWAVNIPGVRDKLGLTDAQVGIALLAVGLGSLATMPLTGGWTARFGSHRVTLVATVLCMLSLALPFLAPNLALLVLALAVMGGLNGALDVAMNAQGVTVERHLARPVMSRFHAYFSLGSVFGALLGTALIGRVPMLAHALGVVVVITVAGFLAGRLLLPDGLAEGAGQPAGTRPRGRVPLSAAVLLLGTLCFLGMLSEGANYDWAALYFRDVLGVAGGSAGIGYTAFVTAMTLGRWFGDRLRTRLGDERTVRGGALLTALGLGLALLARDPLPATLGFALSGLGLSNVVPVMYGAAGHALAGRGIAQVATIGYAGFLLGPPVIGFVSEHVGLPAALSIALAGAALIVLLGGRAFALVRQRM; encoded by the coding sequence ATGACTGACGCCGCCCTTCCCACCCCCACCTCCACCCTTCCTGCCTGGCGCGCGGAGGTGGCCCGGCGGGCGCTGGGCATCGTCTTCCTGACCAACGGGGTCGTGTTCGCCACTTGGGCGGTGAACATTCCCGGTGTGCGCGACAAGCTGGGGCTGACGGACGCGCAGGTGGGCATCGCCCTGCTCGCGGTGGGGCTGGGCAGCCTGGCAACGATGCCCCTCACGGGGGGATGGACGGCCCGCTTCGGCAGCCACCGGGTCACGCTCGTCGCCACGGTGCTGTGTATGCTCTCGCTGGCGCTGCCCTTCCTGGCCCCGAACCTCGCGCTCCTCGTCCTCGCGCTGGCGGTCATGGGCGGCCTGAACGGCGCGCTGGACGTGGCGATGAACGCGCAGGGCGTGACGGTGGAGCGCCACCTCGCCCGCCCGGTGATGAGCCGCTTTCACGCCTATTTCAGCCTGGGAAGCGTGTTCGGTGCCCTCCTGGGCACGGCGCTGATTGGCCGGGTGCCCATGCTCGCGCACGCGCTCGGCGTCGTGGTGGTGATCACGGTCGCCGGCTTCCTCGCGGGCCGCCTGCTCCTCCCCGACGGTCTGGCAGAGGGCGCGGGGCAGCCCGCCGGGACGCGCCCCCGTGGCCGGGTTCCCCTGAGCGCCGCCGTGCTGCTGCTCGGGACATTGTGCTTCCTGGGCATGCTCTCCGAGGGGGCGAACTACGACTGGGCCGCGCTGTACTTCCGCGACGTGCTGGGCGTGGCGGGCGGGAGCGCGGGGATCGGGTACACGGCCTTCGTCACGGCGATGACGCTGGGGCGCTGGTTCGGCGATCGCCTGCGAACCCGCCTCGGCGACGAGCGGACGGTGCGCGGCGGTGCCCTCCTCACCGCGCTGGGGCTGGGGCTGGCGCTGCTCGCGCGCGACCCACTGCCCGCCACCCTGGGATTTGCGCTCTCCGGCCTGGGCCTGAGCAACGTGGTGCCCGTCATGTACGGTGCGGCGGGCCACGCCCTCGCCGGACGGGGCATCGCGCAGGTCGCCACCATCGGCTACGCGGGCTTCCTGCTCGGCCCACCCGTCATCGGCTTCGTCTCCGAACACGTCGGCCTGCCTGCCGCCCTGAGCATCGCGCTCGCCGGGGCCGCGCTCATCGTGCTGCTGGGAGGCCGCGCCTTTGCGCTCGTGCGGCAGAGGATGTAG